A genomic stretch from Enterobacter oligotrophicus includes:
- a CDS encoding PAS domain-containing methyl-accepting chemotaxis protein, with protein MSSPSYVTRNEYPLDDDTTLMSTTDLHSYLTHANDTFVQVSGYSLTELLGQPHNLVRHPDMPKAAFADMWYTLQKGEPWSGIVKNRRKNGDHYWVRANAVPMVRNGQATGYMSIRTKATAEEIAAVEPLYKALNEGRCKKRIHKGLVVRQGWLGKLPAMPLRWRVRSVMAVLFAALAATLIATSAGWVSLVATAVVMLLGTVLFEQQIVRPVENVARQALRVATGERNSVQHLNRSDELGLTLRAVGQLGLMCRWLINDVSSQVVSVRDGSDKLAQGNEDLNDRTRQTVANVQQTVATMNQMAASVQSNSETAAEVDKLSVAASSAATKGGNAMQTVVKTMDDIADSTQRIGSITSLINDIAFQTNILALNAAVEAARAGEQGKGFAVVAGEVRHLASRSANAANDIRKLIDASASKVQSGSDQVHAAGRTMDDIVEQVKNVTQLIAQISHSTSEQATGLSELTRAVAELDSITQKNADLVEESAKISSMVKHRAGRLEDAVTVLH; from the coding sequence ATGTCCTCTCCTTCTTATGTCACCCGGAATGAATACCCTCTGGACGATGACACCACCTTAATGTCGACCACCGACCTCCACAGTTACCTGACCCACGCCAACGACACCTTTGTGCAGGTGAGCGGGTACTCGCTCACGGAACTGCTGGGGCAGCCGCACAATCTGGTGCGCCACCCGGATATGCCGAAAGCGGCCTTTGCCGATATGTGGTACACGCTGCAAAAGGGGGAGCCGTGGAGCGGGATTGTCAAAAACCGGCGTAAAAATGGCGACCACTACTGGGTGCGCGCGAACGCGGTGCCGATGGTGCGTAATGGTCAGGCGACAGGTTATATGTCGATCCGCACGAAAGCGACGGCCGAAGAGATTGCCGCCGTGGAGCCGCTCTATAAGGCACTGAATGAAGGGCGCTGTAAAAAACGTATCCATAAAGGGCTGGTGGTGCGTCAGGGCTGGCTCGGGAAGTTACCGGCGATGCCGTTGCGCTGGCGTGTGCGCAGCGTGATGGCGGTACTGTTTGCTGCGCTGGCCGCCACGCTGATAGCCACCTCTGCCGGCTGGGTTTCACTGGTGGCGACAGCCGTGGTGATGCTGCTGGGGACCGTGCTCTTTGAACAGCAGATTGTCCGCCCGGTGGAAAACGTAGCGCGTCAGGCACTGCGGGTCGCCACCGGTGAGCGCAACAGCGTGCAGCACCTGAACCGCAGCGACGAACTGGGGCTGACCCTGCGCGCGGTTGGGCAGTTAGGGCTGATGTGTCGCTGGCTGATCAATGACGTATCCAGCCAGGTTGTGAGCGTGCGCGATGGCAGTGACAAGCTGGCGCAGGGTAATGAAGATCTCAATGATCGCACGCGCCAAACCGTCGCCAACGTGCAGCAAACCGTGGCGACGATGAACCAGATGGCGGCGTCGGTACAAAGCAACTCAGAGACGGCTGCTGAAGTGGACAAGCTCTCCGTGGCTGCCAGCAGCGCAGCGACCAAAGGCGGTAATGCGATGCAGACCGTAGTCAAAACGATGGATGACATTGCCGACAGCACCCAGCGGATTGGCTCGATTACCTCGCTCATTAACGATATTGCTTTCCAGACCAATATCCTGGCGCTGAATGCCGCCGTAGAAGCGGCACGCGCGGGTGAGCAGGGCAAAGGGTTTGCGGTGGTGGCAGGGGAGGTGCGTCATCTCGCCAGCCGCAGCGCGAATGCGGCTAACGATATTCGTAAACTGATTGATGCCAGCGCCAGCAAGGTACAATCTGGCTCCGATCAGGTGCATGCCGCAGGCCGCACGATGGACGATATCGTTGAGCAGGTGAAAAATGTGACTCAGCTTATCGCGCAGATCAGCCACTCGACTTCAGAACAGGCGACCGGCCTGTCGGAACTCACCCGTGCCGTGGCGGAACTGGACAGCATCACGCAGAAAAATGCCGACCTGGTGGAAGAGAGTGCGAAAATCTCGTCGATGGTGAAGCATCGTGCCGGGCGGCTTGAAGATGCGGTAACCGTTCTCCATTGA
- a CDS encoding amidase: MARRLQAIDEHQHLNAILGVNSDAMAQAERYQQLRRQNSLMGPLHGIPLIVKDNIACASLPITLGCKGLASVKAVSDARVIQRLRAAGAIILARANMSEFAFDVRSRSSLGGDVRNPLQPAVTAGGSSGGSAAAVAAGMADGALGTDTGGSIRIPCSYTGLVGLRPAFRREMLEGVAPLSLSKDTVGPMVHTVRDAALLHAIMHGERPVEPEALPLKGKRFGVITALEGDDPAQLGVWSEALDRLRLAGATMINVPLPILTEVESQMCLSLYEFHTGINAWLAAQQNAPASLREVVTSGQCLSEFLPLLEQMLSFSHLKTPQWFNGRRFQRRLYRELSGTAEQYRIDAFLYPTAKRRPADLNKMPPGCAPELAAISGLPAITLPYRLNHAGLPVGIEILSKTRNEQFLLSLALGCENALGEDDACPPLHKP, from the coding sequence ATGGCCCGACGTCTGCAGGCCATTGATGAACACCAGCATCTAAATGCCATTCTTGGTGTCAATAGCGATGCGATGGCACAGGCTGAACGTTATCAGCAGCTTCGCCGTCAAAATAGTTTAATGGGGCCATTGCACGGCATCCCGCTGATTGTGAAGGACAACATCGCCTGTGCTTCTTTGCCGATCACACTCGGCTGCAAAGGGCTGGCATCGGTAAAAGCGGTATCTGATGCACGGGTCATCCAGCGCCTGCGGGCAGCAGGGGCGATTATTCTGGCAAGAGCAAATATGTCTGAGTTCGCCTTTGACGTTCGTTCCCGTAGCTCGCTGGGCGGCGATGTGCGCAATCCGTTACAACCTGCCGTTACGGCGGGCGGCTCAAGCGGCGGTAGCGCTGCTGCCGTCGCTGCCGGTATGGCAGACGGTGCCCTGGGTACGGATACCGGCGGTTCGATTCGTATTCCCTGCAGTTATACCGGTCTCGTCGGATTACGGCCTGCGTTTCGGCGTGAGATGCTTGAGGGCGTTGCCCCTTTATCCCTGAGTAAAGATACCGTTGGCCCGATGGTACACACCGTGCGCGATGCCGCTCTCTTACACGCAATCATGCACGGCGAGCGGCCCGTTGAGCCGGAGGCACTGCCGCTTAAAGGGAAACGGTTCGGGGTCATTACCGCTCTGGAGGGGGACGATCCGGCTCAGCTCGGCGTATGGTCTGAGGCGCTGGATCGCCTGCGGTTAGCCGGTGCGACGATGATTAATGTGCCTTTGCCGATTCTGACCGAAGTGGAATCTCAGATGTGCCTGAGTCTTTACGAATTCCATACCGGGATCAACGCCTGGCTCGCAGCCCAGCAGAACGCTCCGGCCAGCCTGCGGGAGGTGGTCACCTCTGGACAATGCTTATCTGAATTTTTACCGCTGCTGGAGCAGATGCTATCGTTTAGCCACCTGAAAACACCGCAGTGGTTTAACGGACGTCGTTTTCAGCGTCGTCTGTATCGTGAGTTGAGCGGTACAGCCGAACAGTATCGCATCGATGCTTTTCTCTACCCCACCGCCAAACGCCGCCCCGCGGACCTGAATAAAATGCCCCCTGGCTGTGCACCTGAACTCGCAGCAATAAGCGGTCTGCCAGCAATCACCTTACCGTACCGCCTGAATCATGCCGGTTTACCTGTGGGGATAGAGATATTATCGAAGACACGTAATGAGCAGTTCTTACTCTCATTAGCTCTGGGTTGTGAAAATGCGCTTGGCGAAGATGACGCTTGCCCGCCCCTTCACAAACCGTAA
- a CDS encoding methyl-accepting chemotaxis protein: MFLHDVKIGTKLFLAFGFFIVLMVASASLSLLSLNRANNGMQSIITSGYPTTVKANQLIDNFQEFISTQQLMLLDEQGTYTARSQQRMKEISEHITVLLDGLNNALHDAKSQQVLADIRSVRQQYLDSRYRILQAVQNNDRAGAIQEMMTNTLSLQQAYKTKVQELIAIQNSEMQRAGTQVDDDFRTQRLLLILITLFSVVVGSLIGWFIVRSITRPLGKAVTFAEAIAEGDLTGSIASHGKDETGLLLSALMEMKTRLLEIVQQVQTGSENISSAAAQIVAGNQDLAARTEEQASSVEQTAASMEQITATVKNTASHTGEATNLSADAAAVVKNNGEMMKQVTSKMRLINDTSNRMSDIIDLIDAIAFQTNILALNAAVEAARAGEHGRGFAVVAGEVRQLAQKSASSASEIRQLIESSTSQTQDGMNLVEKASGLINGMVGNVEEMDVILREIRQASHEQTEGISQINSAIGLIDATTQQNSALVEESVAAAASLNEQAMHLKELVRVFRVSEHAPA; the protein is encoded by the coding sequence ATGTTCTTACATGACGTAAAGATCGGCACGAAATTATTTCTGGCGTTTGGATTCTTTATTGTCCTGATGGTGGCGAGTGCGAGTTTGTCCCTGCTGAGCCTGAACCGTGCGAACAACGGTATGCAATCCATCATTACCAGCGGTTATCCGACCACGGTAAAAGCGAACCAGCTAATCGACAACTTCCAGGAATTTATTAGCACACAGCAGCTCATGCTGCTGGACGAGCAGGGGACATACACCGCCCGGTCGCAGCAGCGTATGAAAGAGATCAGTGAGCACATTACCGTGCTGCTGGACGGCCTGAATAATGCTCTGCACGATGCCAAATCACAGCAGGTTTTGGCGGATATTCGTAGCGTGCGCCAGCAGTATCTGGATTCGCGTTACCGTATTTTGCAGGCGGTGCAGAATAACGATCGTGCGGGTGCCATCCAGGAGATGATGACCAACACCCTCAGCCTGCAACAGGCCTATAAGACGAAGGTACAGGAGTTAATCGCTATTCAAAACAGCGAGATGCAACGTGCGGGCACGCAGGTGGACGACGATTTCAGAACCCAACGCCTGCTGCTGATCCTGATCACGCTGTTTAGCGTTGTGGTGGGCAGCCTGATTGGCTGGTTCATTGTGCGCTCGATAACCCGCCCGCTGGGTAAAGCAGTGACCTTCGCTGAAGCCATTGCTGAAGGGGATCTGACCGGCAGCATTGCGTCACACGGTAAAGATGAAACCGGTCTGCTGCTCTCCGCGCTGATGGAGATGAAAACTCGTCTGCTGGAGATTGTGCAGCAGGTGCAGACCGGGTCGGAGAATATCTCCAGCGCGGCCGCGCAGATCGTAGCGGGGAACCAGGATCTGGCGGCACGCACGGAGGAGCAGGCCAGTTCTGTTGAGCAGACGGCGGCGTCGATGGAGCAGATCACTGCGACGGTGAAAAACACCGCGTCTCATACCGGGGAAGCGACGAACCTTTCTGCCGACGCGGCTGCGGTGGTGAAAAACAACGGCGAGATGATGAAGCAGGTGACCAGCAAAATGCGCCTGATTAATGACACCTCAAACCGGATGTCCGACATTATCGACCTGATCGACGCCATTGCCTTCCAGACTAACATCCTGGCGCTGAATGCCGCCGTAGAAGCGGCACGTGCCGGTGAGCATGGCCGTGGTTTTGCGGTTGTTGCGGGGGAAGTGCGCCAGCTGGCGCAGAAAAGCGCCTCCTCAGCCAGTGAAATTCGCCAGCTCATTGAAAGCTCCACCAGCCAGACTCAGGACGGGATGAATCTGGTAGAGAAGGCCAGCGGCTTGATCAACGGCATGGTCGGTAACGTCGAGGAGATGGATGTGATCCTGCGTGAGATCCGCCAGGCCAGCCATGAGCAGACGGAAGGTATCTCGCAAATTAACAGCGCAATTGGCCTGATTGACGCCACCACACAACAGAACTCCGCGCTGGTGGAGGAGTCTGTGGCAGCGGCGGCATCGCTGAATGAGCAGGCGATGCACCTGAAAGAGCTGGTTCGCGTCTTCCGCGTGAGCGAACACGCACCGGCTTAA
- a CDS encoding siderophore-interacting protein: MTSTRYPQRVRNDLRFRELNVLRVARVSAGFQRIVLGGEALDGFTSRGFDDHTKVFFPAPGTAFVPPVVTDDGIDWGDGVRPQARDYTPLYDEVNHELVLDFFVHDGGVASNWAVEAKPGDKLTIGGPRGSLVVPEDYAWQLYVCDESGMPALRRRLEGIAKLTVRPAIHAVVTVGDESYKDYLAHLSDFNITWIVGHSEQKVADHLAALTVPSEDYFIWLTGEGKVVRNLSRQFETDAIDQQLVRASAYWHAK; encoded by the coding sequence ATGACATCCACCCGTTATCCGCAACGTGTCCGTAATGACCTGCGCTTTCGCGAGCTAAACGTGCTCCGCGTTGCGCGTGTAAGTGCTGGCTTCCAGCGCATTGTTCTGGGCGGCGAGGCGCTGGACGGTTTTACCTCCCGCGGTTTTGACGACCACACCAAAGTCTTTTTCCCGGCACCGGGCACAGCCTTTGTGCCACCGGTGGTGACCGATGATGGCATCGACTGGGGCGACGGTGTACGCCCGCAGGCGCGTGACTATACGCCGCTGTATGATGAGGTAAACCATGAGCTGGTGCTCGATTTCTTCGTTCATGACGGCGGTGTCGCCAGCAACTGGGCGGTTGAGGCGAAACCCGGTGACAAGCTGACTATCGGCGGCCCGCGTGGTTCGCTGGTGGTGCCGGAAGATTACGCCTGGCAGTTGTATGTCTGCGATGAGTCCGGGATGCCCGCACTGCGCCGCCGTTTAGAAGGCATCGCAAAACTGACGGTACGCCCGGCGATCCATGCGGTGGTAACCGTAGGTGATGAATCTTATAAGGACTATCTGGCGCATCTGAGTGACTTCAACATCACCTGGATTGTGGGCCACAGCGAGCAGAAGGTGGCTGACCACCTGGCGGCGTTGACCGTGCCGTCGGAAGATTACTTCATCTGGCTGACTGGGGAAGGGAAAGTGGTGAGAAACCTGAGCCGCCAGTTTGAAACCGACGCGATTGATCAGCAACTGGTGCGTGCCAGCGCATACTGGCACGCTAAATAA
- a CDS encoding PadR family transcriptional regulator yields the protein MRHEHEGGGRRPRFFGHGDLRLVILDILTRNASHGYELIKEIENMTQGNYTPSPGVIYPTLDFLQDQTFITMTEEESGRKKIAITVAGQQWLDENQEQLENIQVRIKARCVGFQLRKNPQMKRALDNFKAVLDLKVNQGELSDVQLKQIIGVIDRASLEISQLD from the coding sequence ATGCGACATGAACACGAGGGCGGCGGACGCCGACCGCGATTTTTTGGTCACGGCGATCTGCGGCTGGTGATCCTGGATATCCTGACCCGCAACGCCAGTCACGGTTACGAACTGATCAAAGAGATTGAGAACATGACGCAGGGGAATTACACCCCAAGTCCGGGTGTTATCTACCCGACGCTCGATTTTTTGCAGGATCAGACGTTTATCACCATGACGGAAGAAGAAAGTGGCCGCAAGAAAATTGCGATCACCGTAGCAGGGCAACAGTGGCTTGATGAAAACCAGGAACAGCTTGAGAACATTCAGGTACGTATCAAAGCGCGCTGCGTCGGCTTCCAGCTACGCAAAAACCCGCAGATGAAGCGGGCGCTGGATAACTTTAAAGCCGTTTTAGACCTGAAGGTGAATCAGGGAGAACTCAGCGATGTGCAGCTTAAGCAGATCATCGGCGTGATCGACCGCGCGTCGCTGGAGATCTCCCAGCTGGATTAA
- a CDS encoding fimbrial protein BcfA: MKKHVLAMVVAAAMASGVAVNAQAESTTVSGGTVNFVGQVVNAACSVAADSVDQTVILSQVRTVKLTEKGMLANQKEDFNIKLEDCDTSVSQNAAVIFNAQQDATQPGAMANTAGAGSALNVALQLFGPDGKNLDLGTTSSAVGLINGENIIPLSVDYIATGAATPGNVASTATFQMVYS; encoded by the coding sequence ATGAAAAAGCATGTTTTAGCAATGGTTGTTGCTGCGGCAATGGCAAGCGGCGTAGCCGTGAATGCACAAGCTGAAAGCACAACAGTAAGCGGTGGAACCGTTAACTTCGTCGGTCAGGTTGTGAATGCCGCGTGTTCAGTCGCGGCTGACTCTGTCGACCAGACCGTTATTCTGAGCCAGGTTCGCACCGTGAAACTGACCGAAAAAGGAATGCTCGCAAATCAGAAAGAAGATTTCAACATCAAGCTGGAAGACTGCGACACTTCCGTGAGCCAGAACGCCGCCGTCATTTTCAACGCGCAGCAGGATGCAACCCAGCCGGGAGCGATGGCGAATACCGCGGGTGCGGGTTCCGCTCTGAACGTTGCTCTGCAACTGTTTGGACCTGACGGTAAAAATCTTGACCTGGGCACCACGTCCTCAGCCGTCGGTCTGATCAACGGTGAAAACATCATTCCACTGAGCGTTGACTACATCGCAACTGGCGCAGCAACGCCAGGTAACGTAGCGTCCACTGCCACCTTCCAGATGGTTTATTCCTGA
- the ygjG gene encoding putrescine aminotransferase: protein MNRLPSSASALACTAHALNLIEKRTLDHEEMKQLNREVIDYFKEHVNPGFLEYRKSVTAGGDYGAVEWQAGSLNTLVDTQGQEFIDCLGGFGIFNVGHRNPVVVSAVQNQLAKQPLHSQELLDPLRAMLAKTLAALTPGKLKYSFFSNSGTESVEAALKLAKAYQSPRGKFTFIATSGAFHGKSLGALSATAKSTFRKPFMPLLPGFRHVPFGDINAMRTMLSECRKTGDDVAAVILEPVQGEGGVILPPQGYLPAVRQLCDEFGALLIFDEVQTGMGRTGKMFACEHENVQPDILCLAKALGGGVMPIGATVATEEVFSVLFDNPFLHTTTFGGNPLACAAALATINVLLEQNLPAQAEQKGDMLLDGFRQLGREYPDLVQDARGKGMLMAIEFVDNEIGYNFASEMFRQRVLVAGTLNNSKTIRIEPPLTLTIEQCEQVLKAARKALAALRISVEEM, encoded by the coding sequence TTGAACAGGTTACCTTCCAGCGCCTCGGCTCTTGCCTGTACCGCGCACGCACTGAATCTCATTGAAAAGCGAACGCTTGATCATGAGGAGATGAAACAACTTAACCGAGAGGTCATCGACTACTTTAAAGAGCATGTGAATCCGGGTTTTCTGGAGTATCGCAAATCTGTTACCGCCGGCGGGGATTACGGAGCCGTAGAGTGGCAAGCGGGAAGTCTTAATACGCTTGTCGACACCCAGGGACAGGAGTTTATCGATTGCCTGGGTGGTTTTGGTATCTTCAACGTGGGGCACCGTAATCCAGTAGTGGTTTCCGCCGTACAGAATCAACTTGCGAAACAACCTCTCCATAGCCAGGAACTGCTCGACCCGCTTCGCGCCATGCTCGCGAAAACGCTGGCGGCCTTAACCCCCGGCAAACTGAAATACAGCTTCTTTAGCAACAGCGGCACGGAATCGGTCGAAGCGGCGCTTAAGCTCGCCAAAGCGTACCAGTCGCCACGCGGGAAGTTCACCTTTATCGCTACCAGCGGTGCGTTCCACGGTAAATCGCTGGGCGCACTGTCAGCGACCGCCAAATCCACCTTCCGTAAACCGTTTATGCCGCTGCTGCCGGGCTTCCGCCACGTGCCGTTTGGTGACATCAACGCCATGCGCACCATGCTCAGCGAATGCCGTAAAACTGGCGATGATGTGGCAGCGGTGATCCTGGAGCCTGTCCAGGGTGAAGGTGGCGTGATCCTGCCTCCGCAGGGTTATCTGCCTGCTGTGCGTCAGCTTTGCGATGAGTTTGGTGCGCTGCTGATCTTCGACGAAGTACAGACCGGCATGGGCCGCACCGGCAAGATGTTTGCCTGCGAGCATGAGAACGTTCAGCCGGACATTCTCTGCCTGGCGAAAGCGCTCGGCGGCGGCGTGATGCCGATTGGTGCGACGGTCGCTACCGAGGAGGTATTCTCGGTGCTGTTCGACAACCCGTTCCTGCACACCACCACCTTTGGCGGTAACCCGCTGGCCTGTGCGGCTGCGCTGGCAACCATCAACGTGCTGCTGGAGCAAAACCTGCCTGCGCAGGCGGAGCAAAAAGGCGACATGCTGCTGGATGGCTTCCGTCAACTGGGACGGGAATACCCGGATCTGGTGCAGGATGCGCGCGGTAAAGGGATGCTGATGGCGATTGAGTTCGTTGATAATGAAATCGGCTATAACTTCGCGAGCGAGATGTTCCGCCAGCGGGTACTGGTGGCCGGAACGCTCAACAATTCAAAAACCATCCGTATTGAACCGCCGCTGACGCTGACCATTGAACAGTGTGAACAGGTGCTGAAAGCGGCGCGCAAAGCGCTGGCAGCGCTGCGGATAAGTGTGGAAGAAATGTGA
- a CDS encoding DNA repair protein, producing the protein MSTPIKRLEIIKNAIELEDDDIIQSQLTRLKKEAFDDELQAIVVALEQKNYTAAIAAITAWLQGQRAITQWRDPQVAASKLELKALEERLRDLIDRRNARVQQLDEFNDLYFSRLGPLMQQILALRKTLAELNLRRQQAEARRREEDYRRCQRYMAQAVEVLATLTQRWRDQPADSVQAAEARKHLQQQSNLIANLLAEALELERGLTREEEPARQARDEANEEYEKYREQHHDAEIRLRKGKNLSQEDQNELKRLWRQASKLCHPDLVADDLKEEANTMMVQLNQAKQRGDVKAIRSLVARLQQGFEPLMASDRLNDLERIRKKMAQVREQIDTLVNELAELEKEESWLLVSSLSNMEAYFAQQEKALKEVCASLEHQVSEAQMDSAA; encoded by the coding sequence ATGAGCACACCGATCAAACGGCTAGAAATCATTAAAAATGCGATTGAACTGGAAGATGACGATATCATCCAGAGCCAGCTGACACGGCTGAAAAAGGAAGCGTTTGACGATGAGCTACAGGCAATCGTCGTGGCGCTTGAGCAGAAAAACTACACCGCCGCCATTGCGGCCATCACTGCCTGGCTGCAGGGCCAGCGCGCTATCACTCAGTGGCGCGATCCGCAGGTGGCCGCCAGCAAGCTGGAGCTTAAAGCACTGGAAGAACGCCTGCGCGATCTGATTGACCGCCGCAACGCCCGCGTGCAGCAGCTTGATGAGTTCAACGATCTCTATTTCTCCCGGCTCGGGCCGCTTATGCAGCAGATCCTCGCCCTGCGTAAAACGCTGGCGGAGCTAAACCTGCGTCGCCAGCAGGCGGAGGCGCGTCGTCGTGAAGAGGATTATCGTCGCTGTCAGCGCTACATGGCGCAGGCGGTGGAGGTGCTGGCGACGCTCACCCAACGCTGGCGCGACCAACCTGCCGATTCCGTACAGGCTGCCGAGGCGCGCAAGCACCTGCAGCAGCAAAGCAACCTGATTGCCAACCTGCTGGCTGAAGCCCTGGAACTTGAGCGCGGGTTAACGCGCGAAGAGGAGCCTGCACGCCAGGCGCGCGACGAGGCCAATGAAGAGTACGAGAAATACCGCGAACAGCATCACGATGCTGAAATTCGTCTGCGCAAAGGGAAAAATCTTTCGCAGGAAGATCAGAACGAGCTAAAACGGCTCTGGCGTCAGGCAAGCAAACTGTGCCACCCGGACCTGGTCGCAGATGATCTAAAAGAAGAAGCCAACACGATGATGGTGCAGCTTAACCAGGCCAAACAGCGCGGTGACGTGAAAGCCATTCGCTCGCTGGTGGCGCGTCTGCAGCAGGGCTTTGAGCCATTGATGGCAAGCGACAGGCTGAACGATCTGGAGCGTATCCGCAAAAAGATGGCACAGGTCCGCGAGCAAATCGACACCTTAGTGAACGAGCTGGCGGAGCTGGAGAAAGAAGAGTCCTGGCTGCTGGTTTCGTCGCTCAGCAATATGGAAGCGTACTTTGCTCAGCAGGAGAAGGCGCTGAAAGAGGTTTGCGCCTCGCTCGAACATCAGGTAAGCGAAGCGCAGATGGATTCGGCTGCGTAG
- a CDS encoding fimbria/pilus periplasmic chaperone produces the protein MTRIIPSAFINKLITGSFLFAMTAITTAYAGGIGLGATRIIYPQGDKQISLPVTNTSESNAFLVQSWVANADQSKSTDFIITPPLFVMHPKKENTVRIMYVGPDLPTDRESVFFFNSKAIPSVDKSKLQGNTLQIATQSVIKLFIRPKKLPTPSIDAPKTLRCLTTNGKLTIKNPSPYYVSLVQLRVGSTTLTNTMVAPMNSLEIAVPAGSGGQVNFQTVNDFGATTPVQSCPGA, from the coding sequence ATGACACGAATTATACCATCAGCTTTTATAAATAAGCTGATTACAGGTTCTTTCTTATTTGCGATGACGGCGATAACCACCGCGTACGCGGGTGGTATAGGGCTTGGCGCAACGCGAATTATTTACCCGCAAGGCGATAAGCAGATCTCTTTGCCTGTGACGAATACGTCTGAAAGCAATGCTTTTCTGGTACAGTCCTGGGTTGCAAATGCGGATCAATCGAAGTCTACAGACTTTATCATTACCCCTCCGCTATTTGTGATGCATCCTAAAAAAGAGAACACCGTGCGAATTATGTACGTGGGCCCGGATTTGCCCACAGACAGGGAAAGCGTCTTTTTTTTCAACAGCAAAGCCATACCGTCAGTGGATAAAAGTAAATTGCAGGGAAATACGCTGCAGATTGCCACACAAAGCGTGATCAAGCTGTTTATTCGCCCCAAAAAGTTACCAACGCCTTCCATTGATGCGCCAAAAACCCTGCGTTGCCTGACGACGAACGGCAAGCTGACCATCAAAAACCCGTCGCCTTATTACGTATCACTTGTGCAGCTCAGAGTGGGAAGCACGACGTTAACAAATACCATGGTTGCGCCAATGAACAGCCTGGAGATTGCCGTTCCTGCGGGTAGCGGGGGTCAGGTCAATTTCCAGACGGTGAATGATTTTGGTGCTACTACCCCCGTTCAGTCATGCCCTGGAGCATAA